Proteins from a single region of Halorubrum sp. 2020YC2:
- a CDS encoding bacteriorhodopsin has product MAAVAFLGGVGITAALYAKLEGSRARVRLAALAVIPGFAGLSYVGMALGIGTVTINGSELVGLRYVDWIVTTPLLVGFIGYAAGASRRAIGGVMVADALMIAFGAGAVVSGGTLKWVLFGVSSLFHVSLFAYLYVIFPRGIPDDPMQKGLFSLLKNHVGLLWLAYPFVWLMGPAGIGFTGAVGAALTYAFLDVLAKVPYVYFFYARRQAFTDVTDSRAADKNDGDAFRDETPAAAD; this is encoded by the coding sequence ATGGCCGCGGTCGCCTTCCTCGGCGGGGTCGGGATCACCGCGGCGCTGTACGCGAAGCTGGAGGGATCGAGGGCGCGCGTCCGACTGGCCGCGCTGGCGGTCATTCCCGGCTTCGCTGGCCTCAGTTACGTCGGGATGGCCCTCGGAATCGGGACCGTCACGATCAACGGGTCCGAACTCGTCGGCCTTCGGTACGTCGACTGGATCGTCACCACGCCGCTGCTGGTCGGCTTCATCGGCTACGCCGCCGGCGCGTCGCGTCGCGCCATCGGCGGCGTGATGGTCGCGGACGCGCTGATGATCGCGTTCGGCGCCGGCGCGGTCGTGAGCGGTGGGACGCTCAAGTGGGTGCTGTTCGGCGTCTCCTCGCTGTTCCACGTCTCGCTTTTCGCGTACCTGTACGTGATCTTCCCGCGGGGAATCCCCGACGACCCGATGCAGAAGGGGCTGTTCAGCCTGCTGAAGAACCACGTCGGGCTGCTGTGGCTCGCGTACCCGTTCGTCTGGCTGATGGGCCCGGCGGGAATCGGATTCACCGGCGCCGTGGGCGCGGCGCTGACGTACGCCTTCCTCGACGTGTTGGCGAAGGTGCCGTACGTCTACTTCTTCTACGCCCGGCGGCAGGCGTTCACGGACGTGACGGACTCGCGGGCGGCAGATAAAAACGACGGAGACGCGTTCCGCGACGAGACACCCGCCGCGGCCGACTGA
- a CDS encoding methyl-accepting chemotaxis protein: MDDLQGTVETVREMADRIEADAGEMAEMSNEVEQRVASATGSATTIRGQASDQRAELESIAADIETVSASAEEIAATVDDVSERSETVAATSDDARSSSESALNEMAEVESEAERAVDRVEQLQEGMDEITEIVDIIGEIAEQTNMLALNASIEAARADGSGDGFSVVAEEVKGLAEETQSRANEIAKMIDDIADKTEEVTVSIRSTQERVQTGTDTVESTLSDIEAIADSVDEISRSLGEIRRTTADQADTVQDTAGSVDEITELSTETAETAEQTATEIQEGQSVVEDVSDSLREFQTDAVTTLQDRVAAFTVEEGDSVSNGPSPEAGTGRPQATTDGGAR; encoded by the coding sequence ATGGACGACCTTCAGGGGACCGTCGAGACGGTACGCGAGATGGCCGACCGGATCGAGGCCGACGCGGGCGAGATGGCCGAGATGAGCAACGAGGTCGAGCAGCGCGTCGCCAGCGCGACCGGAAGCGCGACGACGATCCGCGGGCAGGCGAGCGACCAGCGCGCGGAGCTCGAGTCCATCGCGGCCGACATCGAGACCGTCAGCGCGTCCGCCGAGGAGATCGCGGCCACCGTCGACGACGTGTCGGAGCGGAGCGAGACGGTCGCGGCGACGAGCGACGACGCCCGGAGCTCCTCCGAGAGCGCGCTGAACGAGATGGCCGAGGTCGAGTCCGAGGCGGAACGGGCCGTCGACCGGGTCGAACAGCTTCAGGAGGGGATGGACGAGATCACGGAGATCGTCGACATCATCGGTGAGATCGCGGAGCAGACGAACATGCTCGCGCTGAACGCCTCCATCGAGGCGGCCCGCGCGGACGGCTCCGGCGACGGGTTCAGCGTCGTCGCGGAGGAGGTGAAGGGGCTCGCCGAGGAGACGCAGTCGCGCGCGAACGAGATCGCCAAGATGATAGACGACATCGCCGACAAGACCGAGGAGGTGACGGTGTCGATCCGGTCGACGCAGGAGCGCGTCCAGACCGGGACCGACACCGTCGAATCGACGCTGTCCGACATCGAGGCGATCGCCGACTCCGTCGACGAGATCAGCCGCTCGCTCGGGGAGATCCGTCGGACGACGGCCGACCAGGCCGACACGGTACAGGACACCGCCGGCTCCGTCGACGAGATCACGGAGCTCAGCACGGAGACCGCCGAGACGGCGGAGCAGACGGCGACGGAGATACAGGAGGGGCAGTCGGTCGTCGAGGACGTGTCCGACTCGCTGCGCGAGTTCCAGACCGACGCCGTGACGACGCTTCAGGACCGGGTCGCCGCGTTCACCGTCGAGGAGGGCGACTCCGTCTCGAACGGGCCTAGCCCCGAGGCCGGGACCGGCCGTCCGCAGGCGACGACCGACGGGGGTGCGCGATGA